In Wolbachia endosymbiont of Spodoptera picta, a single window of DNA contains:
- a CDS encoding WD1261 family protein — MVKEVEELIKIVGKGNLLEAAFIRLGSFQHADLHHCMDCRNHIVLSEFINKKEQEPLDKYFNLKFSLQGLFLIYVQAYRVLAENAQFNTQEVIDKIYAAVESKKIPTLCDTSKKLLREIVDQVELTEDQKKLKLFNILANPKGEALFNNNDDFEKQVLNNVKKLLKISYANEFDKEFSLCKEVINHYYSIHSIKIDKDIALLFSSYGIFSTCTGNGDILSLNQYINEKARVINTPLYYSYILQLINVLRKIELPYRNGFTKYTLNYRGISELNGTFTAAREQDSQDSLYPKNIKRTLEQLLKNQNSDAFEQLVTNPENTYYSVPQSECRLNSTISNKKNKNHKNTFCKLALGMFILSIGLYTADYFFMEQKLFNSITNILPQNNLINFIVAAVLTIVIVYALF; from the coding sequence ATGGTTAAAGAAGTTGAAGAGTTAATAAAAATTGTTGGTAAGGGCAATTTACTAGAGGCCGCATTTATTCGTTTGGGCAGTTTTCAACATGCTGACTTACATCATTGCATGGATTGCAGAAATCATATAGTTCTATCCGAATTCATTAATAAAAAAGAACAAGAGCCATTAGATAAATATTTTAACTTAAAATTTAGTTTACAAGGATTGTTTTTAATTTATGTTCAAGCTTATAGAGTTCTTGCAGAAAATGCTCAGTTCAATACTCAAGAAGTAATTGATAAAATATATGCTGCAGTTGAAAGTAAAAAAATACCTACTCTTTGTGACACTTCGAAGAAACTGCTAAGGGAAATTGTAGATCAAGTAGAATTGACAGAAGATCAAAAAAAACTAAAGCTTTTTAATATTCTAGCAAATCCGAAAGGTGAAGCTCTATTTAACAATAATGATGACTTTGAGAAACAAGTACTCAATAATGTTAAAAAGTTACTCAAAATAAGCTATGCAAATGAATTTGATAAAGAGTTTAGCTTATGTAAAGAGGTAATAAATCATTATTACTCGATTCACAGTATAAAAATAGATAAAGACATAGCATTACTATTTTCTAGTTATGGTATATTTTCTACATGTACTGGAAATGGAGATATTTTATCACTCAATCAATATATTAATGAGAAAGCTAGAGTAATCAACACACCACTATATTACAGTTACATCTTACAGTTAATAAACGTATTAAGAAAAATTGAGTTACCGTATAGAAATGGATTCACCAAGTATACACTTAATTATAGAGGTATAAGTGAATTGAACGGGACATTTACAGCTGCAAGAGAGCAAGACAGTCAAGATTCTCTATATCCTAAAAATATCAAACGTACTCTAGAGCAACTACTAAAAAACCAAAATAGTGATGCATTTGAACAATTAGTAACAAACCCTGAGAATACGTATTACTCAGTGCCACAAAGTGAATGCAGACTAAACTCTACTATCAGTAACAAAAAAAACAAAAATCATAAAAACACATTTTGTAAATTAGCTTTAGGTATGTTTATATTGTCTATTGGATTATATACTGCTGATTATTTCTTTATGGAGCAAAAGTTATTCAACTCAATAACAAATATTTTGCCACAAAATAATCTCATCAATTTCATAGTTGCTGCAGTACTTACTATCGTAATAGTATATGCTTTATTTTAA
- the mnmA gene encoding tRNA 2-thiouridine(34) synthase MnmA, giving the protein MLKEFEIEPLLKDKAPHQTKAIVAMSGGVDSSVAAALLYNLGYEVIGVTLQLYGSDGNARKGACCAGQDIYDAKYVAESVGFPHYVLNYEEIFKKEVIEDFANTYMCGETPIPCVRCNQTVKFRDLLQVTKNLGADVLVTGHYVRRLEENGEVKLCRSIDKSKDQSYFLFATTEEQLKLLRFPLGGFYKSDIRKLAKYFGLQISEKPDSQDICFVFESYSKTIAKLAPQSVQKGKIVDIHGKVLGEHSGIVNFTVGQRRGLCIAHNEPLYVIKINTENNEVVVGPINALMQKKILVKELNWLEQPKEGMEVTVKLRSSHAGSLATIYSTDEKNKACVILNDDYFGISPGQACVAYKGEQVIGGGWICS; this is encoded by the coding sequence ATGCTAAAAGAATTTGAAATTGAACCTTTATTAAAAGATAAAGCTCCGCATCAAACTAAGGCTATTGTTGCAATGTCCGGGGGAGTTGATAGCTCCGTTGCTGCAGCACTGCTGTATAACCTTGGGTACGAAGTGATAGGTGTGACTCTTCAGCTCTATGGCAGTGATGGTAATGCGAGAAAGGGTGCATGCTGCGCTGGACAGGATATTTATGATGCCAAATACGTGGCTGAAAGTGTTGGCTTTCCCCACTATGTTTTAAACTACGAGGAAATATTCAAAAAGGAAGTAATAGAGGATTTTGCAAATACCTATATGTGTGGAGAAACTCCCATACCGTGCGTAAGGTGTAACCAAACAGTAAAATTTCGCGATCTATTGCAAGTTACAAAAAATCTTGGTGCGGATGTGCTCGTAACAGGACATTACGTAAGAAGATTAGAAGAAAATGGTGAGGTAAAATTGTGTAGAAGCATCGATAAAAGTAAAGATCAAAGTTATTTTTTGTTTGCAACTACTGAGGAGCAGTTAAAGCTTTTGCGATTTCCATTAGGTGGGTTCTATAAAAGTGATATAAGAAAATTAGCAAAGTATTTTGGCTTACAAATTTCTGAAAAGCCGGATAGTCAAGATATATGCTTTGTTTTCGAAAGCTATAGTAAAACAATAGCTAAATTAGCTCCACAATCTGTACAGAAAGGTAAAATAGTAGATATTCATGGAAAAGTGCTAGGTGAGCACAGCGGCATAGTAAATTTTACAGTGGGACAGAGAAGAGGCCTCTGCATCGCACACAATGAGCCTCTTTACGTGATAAAAATTAATACAGAAAATAATGAAGTTGTAGTAGGCCCGATCAATGCTCTAATGCAAAAAAAGATATTGGTCAAAGAGTTAAATTGGTTAGAACAACCAAAAGAAGGCATGGAAGTAACTGTGAAGCTTAGGTCATCACATGCAGGAAGCTTAGCGACAATATATTCAACTGACGAAAAGAACAAAGCCTGTGTAATTTTAAACGACGATTACTTTGGCATCAGTCCAGGTCAAGCCTGTGTAGCATATAAGGGCGAACAAGTTATAGGTGGAGGTTGGATATGCTCCTAA
- a CDS encoding rod shape-determining protein — MSFVQNLIRNFFTFKGLFASDIAIDLGTANTLVYQKSQGIVLDEPSVVARVKEKGSYVPYAFGKKAKMMLGKTPGEIEAIRPLKDGVIADFKSAEEMLKYFIRSANTRFTVNKPSIIICVPSGSTPVERRAIQDAAESAGANEVFLIEEPMAAAIGAGLPVTEPEGSMIVDIGGGTTEVAIISLGGIVYSRSARVGGDIMDEAIKSYIRENHKLLIGETTAEKIKKNVGSASLPVENNKEGMIIKGRDLVSGMPKEMLLSEYQVAESLIEPVHQIISAIRTALESTPPELSSDIVDRGIILSGGGGLLRNLSKVISETTKLPVRVADDPLCCVALGSGKVLENMDYFGHVLFKQD, encoded by the coding sequence ATGAGTTTTGTTCAGAATTTAATCAGAAATTTTTTTACTTTCAAAGGTTTATTTGCTAGCGATATTGCTATAGATCTTGGTACTGCAAATACTTTAGTTTATCAGAAAAGTCAGGGGATAGTGCTTGATGAACCCTCAGTTGTAGCAAGAGTAAAAGAAAAAGGAAGTTACGTTCCTTATGCTTTTGGCAAAAAAGCTAAGATGATGCTCGGAAAAACACCTGGAGAAATAGAAGCGATAAGACCCTTGAAAGACGGAGTTATTGCTGATTTTAAAAGCGCGGAAGAAATGTTAAAATATTTCATACGCAGCGCAAACACAAGATTCACTGTTAATAAGCCTAGTATTATCATATGTGTTCCATCTGGATCTACACCAGTTGAAAGGCGTGCTATACAAGATGCAGCAGAAAGTGCTGGTGCAAATGAAGTATTCTTAATTGAAGAACCAATGGCTGCAGCAATTGGGGCTGGACTTCCAGTTACCGAACCTGAAGGTTCTATGATTGTTGACATAGGAGGTGGTACAACTGAAGTTGCAATTATTTCTTTAGGTGGAATTGTTTATTCACGTTCTGCCAGAGTAGGTGGTGATATTATGGATGAGGCAATAAAGTCATACATTCGTGAAAATCATAAGTTATTGATTGGCGAAACAACTGCTGAAAAAATTAAGAAAAACGTCGGTTCAGCCAGTCTGCCAGTTGAAAACAACAAAGAGGGAATGATAATTAAAGGCAGGGATTTAGTGAGTGGTATGCCAAAAGAAATGCTTTTATCAGAATATCAAGTTGCAGAGAGCCTAATAGAGCCTGTACATCAGATAATTTCTGCTATTAGAACTGCACTGGAGAGTACTCCACCCGAACTTTCTTCTGATATAGTTGATAGAGGAATAATTTTATCTGGTGGAGGTGGGTTATTGCGCAACTTGAGTAAAGTTATTAGTGAAACAACAAAATTACCAGTTCGTGTTGCAGATGATCCACTTTGTTGTGTTGCCCTGGGTAGCGGAAAAGTACTTGAAAACATGGACTATTTTGGCCATGTTTTATTCAAGCAAGATTAA
- a CDS encoding gluzincin family metallopeptidase gives MRSYKFLEEVLHKVRNIENILKLLSKSQLDIEDKIEQMCLLEEIRHEIISHDAIKESLANALKNKKSANIQQLKLIEGIHKSSSAIPVDLVKSLSKAKIECQNLWRLTNSEISNLEKLKECFTNLIKLTREAASIKSQQLKRSNYESLLADYDSNITEKNIKEIFPKLGKFFSENVEKVTQKQKKDKVTNIQKVTVQRQIELGSLFLQQMSVTPNEISISYYDPIDYDESDLCYGLFLLLRHTGYAIHQKCLAQNSIKSSITKHIMYETQGLFMERIIGTSREFIEFIQPHIKEKLSTKGKINSSVENLYLIFNKVNLSSFLKNADEFSLLAHIMLRTKLEQDLINGTLEVKDLHDKWLEGMKHYKISVKAKNELDTYFQDEYWISGVIGYFPIKVIALIAAVQFFSFIKKNHYGFLDSIVKGDFSLLIDWFSKNVYSANYGFLEQLKKVTGRDLDIECYTSYLSEKYNLSQ, from the coding sequence ATGAGATCTTATAAGTTTCTAGAGGAAGTATTACATAAGGTAAGGAATATCGAAAACATACTAAAACTACTAAGCAAAAGCCAACTGGATATAGAGGATAAGATCGAGCAAATGTGTCTTCTAGAGGAAATCAGACATGAAATTATCTCTCATGATGCAATAAAGGAATCATTAGCGAATGCTCTTAAGAATAAAAAGAGTGCGAATATTCAGCAGCTAAAGTTAATAGAGGGGATACACAAAAGCAGCAGTGCTATTCCTGTTGATTTAGTAAAATCTTTGTCCAAAGCTAAGATTGAATGCCAAAACTTATGGAGGCTAACTAATTCTGAAATTAGTAACTTAGAAAAGCTGAAAGAATGCTTTACTAACCTAATTAAGCTTACTCGTGAAGCAGCTTCTATAAAATCGCAGCAATTAAAGCGCTCAAACTATGAGTCATTGCTTGCTGACTATGACTCTAATATCACAGAAAAGAACATAAAGGAAATATTTCCTAAGCTAGGTAAATTTTTTAGTGAAAATGTAGAGAAAGTAACTCAAAAGCAGAAGAAGGATAAGGTTACTAATATACAAAAAGTTACGGTTCAGAGACAGATTGAACTTGGTTCCTTATTCTTACAGCAAATGAGTGTTACACCAAATGAGATTTCCATTTCTTATTACGATCCTATCGATTATGATGAATCTGACCTTTGTTATGGTTTATTTTTACTTTTACGGCATACTGGTTATGCAATTCATCAAAAATGTTTAGCGCAAAATTCTATAAAGAGCTCAATTACAAAACATATTATGTATGAAACTCAAGGGTTATTCATGGAAAGGATCATTGGAACATCCAGAGAATTTATTGAGTTCATTCAACCACACATAAAGGAGAAACTTTCTACAAAAGGCAAAATTAATAGTAGTGTTGAAAATTTGTATTTGATTTTCAATAAAGTAAATCTTTCATCTTTTTTGAAGAATGCGGATGAATTTAGTTTATTGGCTCACATTATGCTAAGAACTAAATTAGAACAAGATCTAATAAATGGTACGTTAGAAGTTAAAGATCTACACGATAAATGGTTGGAAGGTATGAAGCATTACAAGATTTCAGTAAAAGCTAAAAATGAGCTAGACACTTATTTTCAAGATGAGTATTGGATAAGTGGTGTTATAGGCTACTTTCCTATTAAAGTCATAGCGTTAATCGCTGCTGTGCAGTTTTTTTCTTTCATTAAGAAAAATCATTACGGATTTTTAGATTCTATAGTAAAAGGAGATTTCAGTTTACTTATCGATTGGTTCTCTAAAAATGTATATAGTGCAAATTATGGCTTTTTGGAACAGCTAAAAAAGGTAACAGGTAGGGATTTAGATATTGAGTGCTACACTAGTTACTTATCTGAAAAGTATAATTTGTCTCAATAA
- a CDS encoding OmpA family protein has product MWSRLIIMCCFCLLLTGVSSCPTKGVNTTNKMNAVVKQIGDKRVFFGYDESSISEVSADALLDVMEVLQNNPDAKVTLTGHTDNRGSHEYNLALGARRADAAKKFMVSCTPYLENRIKTASKGETEPLVNVKDDSRNSKYEKEHAKNRRVEFSFSGIKK; this is encoded by the coding sequence ATGTGGAGTAGACTGATTATAATGTGTTGTTTTTGTTTACTGCTTACTGGTGTAAGTTCTTGCCCTACAAAAGGAGTAAATACGACAAATAAAATGAATGCTGTTGTTAAGCAGATAGGTGATAAAAGAGTTTTCTTTGGTTATGATGAATCTAGTATCAGTGAAGTGAGTGCAGATGCATTACTTGACGTGATGGAAGTGTTACAAAATAATCCTGACGCAAAGGTCACTTTAACTGGTCATACTGACAATCGTGGTTCTCACGAGTATAATCTTGCACTAGGAGCTAGAAGAGCAGATGCAGCTAAAAAATTTATGGTCAGCTGTACACCTTATCTAGAAAATAGAATAAAAACTGCTTCTAAAGGTGAAACTGAGCCTTTGGTTAATGTAAAAGATGATTCTAGAAATTCTAAATATGAAAAAGAGCATGCTAAAAATCGTAGAGTGGAATTTTCATTTTCTGGAATAAAGAAGTAG
- the tilS gene encoding tRNA lysidine(34) synthetase TilS, translated as MKLELLFQNIANSFAFHNHIAVAVSGGVDSIVLLHLMTNWAKKNKLSLPIALTVNHGLRSESQKEADFVISYAKELGAKESFILNWEKQNIKGNIQLQARKARYKLLEEWCKNNNVKCLLVAHHKDDQAETFLLRLERGSGVDGLSSMDYKSFLNGIYIFRPLLNFSRSEIEKYANLHRLKWIEDRSNYDLKYRRTLYRNLLKASDNQEILTERICLTALHMKRAAKALMHYTRLALNDCVNIHDLGYIEIKLDELYKLPEEIALRLLLYSIMAIVNKHYKPRYRSLIAIFNKISQKDSDINCTLSGCKIRKYGGSILIMRESSKIQEITVHLTLNVPIEWDNRFSCTILSNQKCSVTIAPLKKTQKVPEFLKDYNCCPEVFYSLPTVQKDGKVLAYPDINYNGKNTNDDKVQCIINSTIKQNLVSLISI; from the coding sequence ATGAAATTAGAGTTATTATTTCAAAATATAGCTAATAGCTTTGCTTTCCATAACCATATTGCAGTCGCAGTATCAGGTGGTGTAGATAGTATAGTCTTACTGCACTTAATGACTAACTGGGCAAAAAAAAACAAGCTTTCACTTCCTATAGCATTAACAGTAAATCATGGGTTACGTTCAGAGTCCCAAAAAGAAGCTGATTTTGTTATAAGTTATGCAAAAGAACTTGGAGCAAAGGAATCGTTCATATTAAATTGGGAGAAGCAAAATATTAAAGGTAATATTCAGTTACAGGCACGAAAAGCACGATATAAGTTACTAGAAGAGTGGTGTAAAAACAATAATGTTAAATGTTTGCTCGTTGCTCATCACAAAGATGATCAAGCAGAAACGTTCTTATTAAGATTGGAGCGAGGTAGTGGCGTAGATGGATTATCATCAATGGATTACAAATCTTTCTTAAATGGTATTTATATATTTAGGCCGTTATTAAATTTTAGTCGTAGTGAAATAGAAAAGTACGCTAATCTTCACCGGTTAAAATGGATCGAAGATAGAAGCAATTATGACTTAAAATACAGACGAACTTTATACCGTAACTTACTTAAAGCAAGTGACAATCAAGAGATTTTAACAGAGCGAATATGCCTCACAGCCCTTCATATGAAAAGAGCTGCAAAAGCGTTGATGCACTACACACGCCTTGCACTTAATGACTGCGTTAATATTCATGATCTTGGTTATATTGAAATTAAACTAGATGAACTTTATAAACTGCCAGAGGAAATAGCTTTAAGGCTTCTTCTTTATTCTATAATGGCAATTGTCAACAAGCACTATAAGCCAAGGTACCGTAGCCTTATCGCAATATTTAACAAAATATCGCAAAAAGATAGTGATATTAACTGTACACTCTCTGGGTGCAAAATAAGAAAATATGGAGGGAGCATCTTGATAATGAGAGAATCATCAAAGATACAGGAAATTACTGTACACCTAACATTAAATGTCCCTATTGAATGGGACAATAGATTTAGCTGTACAATACTTAGCAATCAGAAGTGTTCAGTAACTATTGCTCCGCTAAAAAAAACACAAAAAGTTCCTGAATTTCTGAAGGATTACAACTGCTGCCCTGAAGTTTTCTACTCTTTGCCTACAGTACAAAAAGATGGAAAGGTGCTTGCTTATCCTGATATAAATTATAACGGAAAAAATACCAATGACGATAAAGTTCAATGCATTATTAATAGCACAATAAAGCAAAATTTGGTAAGCTTGATTAGTATTTAA
- the ftsH gene encoding ATP-dependent zinc metalloprotease FtsH → MKKFLEGLLIWLVIIVLISVAYIQFSGSISKSKTTIPFSEFLTRLEDNDIENITIRNQSIEGKFRDGSAFNSSGVIYSDLIKSLHDRKVKFSFSIGDSAIGIIGGLLIQWVPTLIFIGLLLFLFKQMQAGGNRTISFGKSKARLMTTGKKVTFDDVAGIDEAKEELVEIVDFLKQRQKFQVLGGKIPKGCLLIGSPGTGKTLLARAIAGEANVPFFSISGSDFVEMFVGVGASRVRDMFDQGKKNAPCIIFIDEIDAVGRHRGIGLGGGNDEREQTLNQLLVEMDGFESNEGVIIVAATNRPDVLDPALLRPGRFDRQITISLPDINGREKILNTHIKKISIAPDVNVKTVAKGTPGFSGADLANLVNESALIAARRNKKIVTMDDFEYARDKVMMGMERRSLVITEEEKKLTAYHEAGHAVVAVNMPASDPIHKATIIPRGRALGLVMRLPETDRVSLTREKMLADITVAMGGRVAEELIFGYDKVTSGASSDIKLASDLSRSMVTKWGMSDKIGPIYHNREQITHDSETISEDTLRLIDEEVKKVVFSCYEKAKDILTKRRKDLELIAENLLEFETLTGDEIRDILSGKKIVRNENEGKEEIRRSSL, encoded by the coding sequence ATGAAAAAATTTTTAGAAGGCTTATTGATCTGGTTAGTGATTATTGTTCTTATTTCAGTTGCTTATATTCAATTTAGCGGAAGTATAAGTAAGAGTAAAACAACCATACCTTTTTCAGAATTTTTAACTAGACTAGAAGATAATGATATAGAAAATATTACAATAAGAAACCAAAGCATCGAAGGGAAGTTTAGGGATGGGTCAGCCTTTAACTCAAGTGGTGTTATATATAGTGACTTAATAAAAAGTTTGCATGATAGGAAAGTGAAGTTCTCCTTTTCAATTGGAGACTCTGCAATAGGTATAATTGGTGGATTACTTATTCAATGGGTTCCGACGCTTATCTTTATCGGTTTATTACTTTTCCTTTTTAAACAAATGCAAGCAGGAGGTAATAGAACTATAAGCTTTGGCAAATCAAAAGCTAGGCTTATGACTACTGGAAAAAAAGTGACATTTGATGATGTTGCTGGGATTGATGAAGCAAAAGAAGAGTTGGTTGAAATTGTTGATTTTCTTAAACAAAGGCAAAAATTTCAAGTGTTAGGTGGGAAGATACCAAAAGGATGTCTTTTAATTGGTTCCCCTGGAACTGGTAAAACTCTACTTGCTCGTGCAATTGCAGGTGAAGCTAATGTACCGTTTTTTAGTATTTCTGGATCTGATTTCGTTGAAATGTTTGTCGGTGTTGGTGCAAGCCGTGTCCGGGATATGTTTGATCAAGGCAAGAAAAATGCTCCTTGTATAATTTTCATAGACGAAATAGATGCAGTAGGTAGGCATCGCGGCATCGGTCTTGGTGGCGGTAACGACGAAAGGGAACAAACATTAAACCAGTTACTGGTTGAGATGGATGGTTTCGAGTCTAATGAAGGTGTGATAATAGTTGCTGCAACTAACCGTCCAGACGTCCTAGATCCAGCACTACTTAGACCTGGTCGTTTCGATCGACAGATTACTATTTCTTTACCTGATATAAATGGGCGTGAGAAAATATTAAATACGCATATAAAGAAAATATCGATAGCACCAGATGTAAACGTAAAAACAGTTGCGAAGGGAACGCCAGGTTTTTCAGGGGCTGATCTAGCAAATTTAGTGAATGAGTCTGCGCTTATTGCTGCAAGAAGAAATAAGAAAATTGTTACCATGGATGATTTTGAGTATGCACGTGATAAAGTGATGATGGGCATGGAAAGAAGGTCCTTAGTCATTACAGAAGAAGAAAAAAAGCTTACTGCTTACCATGAAGCTGGTCATGCAGTAGTTGCAGTTAATATGCCTGCTTCTGATCCTATACACAAAGCAACAATTATTCCACGTGGTAGAGCACTCGGTTTAGTTATGAGACTACCAGAAACAGATAGAGTGTCCCTCACAAGAGAAAAGATGCTAGCAGATATAACTGTTGCAATGGGTGGACGTGTGGCAGAAGAGCTAATTTTTGGCTATGATAAAGTCACAAGCGGTGCATCTTCAGATATAAAACTAGCATCAGATTTATCACGTTCTATGGTGACAAAATGGGGAATGAGCGACAAAATAGGTCCGATCTATCATAATCGCGAACAAATCACACATGATTCTGAGACAATTTCTGAAGATACGTTAAGACTTATAGATGAGGAAGTAAAGAAAGTCGTATTTTCTTGCTATGAAAAAGCAAAAGACATTTTAACCAAGCGTAGGAAAGACTTGGAGCTCATTGCTGAAAATCTACTGGAGTTTGAAACTTTAACAGGAGATGAAATAAGAGACATATTAAGTGGAAAAAAAATTGTTAGAAATGAAAATGAAGGTAAAGAAGAGATAAGAAGATCCTCTCTCTAA
- a CDS encoding WBM0748 family T4SS-associated protein → MIEQQLGIKYHDNCLAYTIHNSAAGEISDSIALCIVGCGDCEIKYQGIANSFNITKEEINQSNIESIKNKIESEARKEGSEFSELISRMDQSLKEQSEKSIIQILNSSAEEMLRSFCGSSIQRTEDKEVSLSSASHEEPATEDSETTINSDLLSI, encoded by the coding sequence TTGATAGAGCAACAGCTTGGCATTAAATATCATGACAATTGCTTAGCTTACACTATACATAATTCGGCTGCAGGTGAAATATCCGATTCTATTGCTCTTTGCATAGTTGGCTGTGGCGATTGTGAGATTAAGTATCAAGGTATTGCTAATTCATTTAACATAACGAAAGAAGAAATTAACCAAAGTAATATAGAAAGCATAAAAAATAAGATAGAAAGTGAAGCTAGAAAAGAAGGTAGTGAATTTTCCGAGTTGATTTCTAGAATGGATCAATCGCTGAAAGAACAAAGTGAAAAGTCTATTATACAGATTTTAAATTCATCTGCTGAAGAGATGTTAAGGAGTTTTTGTGGTAGTTCTATACAGAGAACAGAGGATAAAGAAGTTAGTCTGTCCTCTGCTTCACATGAAGAGCCTGCTACAGAAGATTCGGAAACTACTATTAATTCTGATCTTTTATCAATTTAA
- a CDS encoding pyruvate dehydrogenase complex dihydrolipoamide acetyltransferase encodes MPIEILMPALSPTMSKTGGKIVKWCKKEQDKVEIGDVIAEIETDKAIMEFESVDEGVLAKILVSEGTSGVPVNQLIALMLEEGEDKSALDLASAINTKVEKEVEADFSVSSNPSISSSSSMSSQCVTLGSKKEDRATENRIKVSPLAKKIAQNEGVDIKRLKGTGPYGRIIKADVLEFLDQTKSYERFEENTTVEVSNMRQVIAQRLVESKQNIPHFYLTIDCHFDKLISLKNEVNSANENNKVTINDLIIKAVAFSMKKFPDINSSWIDTKIVRYSNIDISIAVALEDGLITPIVKNADEKSVLSISKEVKDLVNRARSGKLKPEEFQGGGFTISNLGMFGIKTFSAIINPPQSCIMAVGESKKQPVVIGEKIEIAEIMTVTLSVDHRAVDGALGAKFLNAFKYYIENPTVMLLEPLLL; translated from the coding sequence ATGCCCATAGAAATATTGATGCCCGCTCTTTCCCCAACAATGAGTAAAACTGGAGGAAAAATTGTAAAGTGGTGTAAAAAAGAACAAGATAAAGTTGAAATAGGTGATGTAATCGCTGAAATTGAGACTGATAAAGCCATAATGGAGTTTGAATCTGTCGATGAAGGAGTTTTAGCAAAAATTTTAGTGTCGGAAGGAACAAGTGGTGTGCCTGTAAATCAACTGATAGCTCTAATGTTAGAGGAAGGGGAAGATAAAAGCGCACTTGATTTAGCTTCTGCCATCAATACCAAGGTTGAGAAGGAGGTTGAAGCCGATTTTTCAGTATCATCCAACCCTTCGATTTCATCTAGCTCTTCAATGTCATCCCAGTGCGTGACACTGGGATCTAAAAAAGAGGATAGAGCAACAGAAAATAGAATAAAAGTAAGCCCCTTAGCTAAAAAAATAGCTCAAAATGAAGGTGTTGATATAAAGCGATTAAAAGGTACAGGTCCATATGGTCGTATCATCAAAGCTGATGTATTAGAATTTTTAGATCAAACTAAAAGCTATGAGAGATTTGAGGAAAATACAACAGTTGAAGTAAGTAATATGCGCCAAGTGATAGCGCAGCGCCTAGTTGAATCTAAGCAAAATATTCCACACTTTTATTTAACTATAGACTGCCACTTTGATAAGCTAATATCGCTCAAAAATGAGGTTAATTCAGCAAATGAGAACAATAAAGTAACAATTAATGACTTAATTATAAAAGCTGTGGCTTTCAGCATGAAAAAATTTCCTGATATAAACTCATCGTGGATAGATACTAAAATAGTAAGATACTCAAATATAGATATCTCAATTGCTGTAGCGCTTGAGGATGGACTGATTACTCCTATAGTAAAAAATGCTGATGAAAAAAGTGTTTTATCTATATCAAAAGAAGTGAAAGATTTAGTAAATAGGGCAAGATCTGGAAAACTAAAGCCTGAAGAATTTCAAGGAGGAGGATTTACTATCTCCAACTTAGGCATGTTTGGTATAAAAACTTTCAGCGCTATAATCAATCCACCGCAATCTTGCATTATGGCTGTTGGTGAATCTAAAAAACAGCCGGTTGTCATAGGTGAAAAAATAGAGATAGCAGAGATAATGACAGTTACTCTCTCTGTTGACCACAGAGCAGTTGATGGAGCACTCGGAGCAAAATTTTTAAATGCCTTTAAGTACTATATAGAAAACCCTACGGTGATGCTTCTTGAGCCTTTATTATTATAA